A window from Actinomycetospora corticicola encodes these proteins:
- a CDS encoding prolyl oligopeptidase family serine peptidase codes for MAAPADSFPRRQAATRRFTLGAPRGVTVAPDGSRVVFLRSRGGDDPVTCLWVLDVASAEEHLLVDPLTLDVPGEEDLPPEEKARRERVREQSGGVVDYATDQAVETAAFVLSGRAFTVALRPGAAPRPLPVDGPVVDPRPSPAGDAVAFVRGGALHVLVGGTERVLATPEAEHVTYGLADFVAAEEMNRYRGHWWAPDGRSLAVARVDDSAVTRWHIADPANPVREPSVVAYPAAGTTNATVTLHLIGLDGTRVDVEQPDEYLADVHWDSHDLLLTTSPRDQQAVTLRRVDPSSGRSAVVVNDVDDAWVDLVPGVPAHLDDGSLVWCADIALPDGTDARRLVVDGSAVTGPEWQVRGVAAVDGATVLFTASRTGTPTSTVLAVWSREAGVSVVSAESGVASGRLAGGVLVVSQASLEHDGSVTTVRGPGSSTVLRSFAESPNLEPRVHLFAAGERGLATAVLLPRHHIPGSERLPVLLDPYGGPHAQRVLDARGAFLTSQWFADQGFAVVVADGRGTPGRGPAFERAVDGDLAAPVLEDQLAALEAAAREVEDLDLSRVAIRGWSFGGYLAALAVLRRPDAVHAAIAGAPVTDWALYDTHYTERYLGTPQGRPDAYERSSIIADAGRPASSDAPNRPLLLIHGLADDNVVAAHTLRISSALLAAGRPHQVLPLSGVTHMTPQEVVAENLLRLQVAFLKESLAP; via the coding sequence GTGGCAGCACCTGCTGATTCCTTCCCCCGCCGCCAGGCCGCGACCCGGCGCTTCACCCTCGGCGCCCCGCGCGGCGTGACGGTCGCCCCGGACGGCTCGCGCGTGGTCTTCCTGCGCAGCCGCGGCGGTGACGATCCGGTGACCTGCCTGTGGGTGCTCGACGTCGCGAGTGCCGAGGAGCACCTGCTGGTCGACCCACTCACCCTCGACGTCCCGGGGGAGGAGGACCTGCCGCCCGAGGAGAAGGCGCGCCGCGAGCGGGTGCGGGAACAGTCCGGGGGCGTCGTGGACTACGCGACCGACCAGGCCGTCGAGACGGCCGCCTTCGTGCTCTCGGGGCGGGCGTTCACCGTCGCGCTGCGGCCCGGGGCGGCCCCGCGACCACTGCCCGTCGACGGCCCCGTCGTCGACCCGCGGCCCTCGCCGGCGGGCGACGCGGTCGCCTTCGTCCGCGGCGGGGCGTTGCACGTGCTCGTCGGCGGCACGGAGCGGGTGCTGGCGACCCCCGAGGCCGAGCACGTCACCTACGGGCTCGCCGACTTCGTCGCCGCGGAGGAGATGAACCGCTACCGGGGCCACTGGTGGGCGCCGGACGGCCGGTCGCTCGCGGTCGCGCGCGTCGATGACTCCGCGGTCACCCGCTGGCACATCGCCGACCCCGCGAACCCCGTTCGCGAGCCCTCCGTCGTCGCCTACCCCGCCGCCGGGACGACGAACGCGACGGTGACGCTGCACCTGATCGGCCTCGACGGGACCCGGGTGGACGTCGAGCAGCCCGACGAGTACCTCGCCGACGTGCACTGGGACTCCCACGACCTGCTGCTCACCACCTCGCCACGCGACCAGCAGGCCGTCACGCTGCGCCGCGTGGACCCGTCGTCGGGACGCTCCGCGGTGGTGGTCAACGACGTCGACGACGCCTGGGTCGACCTGGTGCCCGGGGTGCCCGCCCATCTCGACGACGGGTCGCTGGTGTGGTGCGCCGACATCGCCCTTCCCGACGGCACCGACGCCCGGCGGCTGGTGGTCGACGGTTCCGCGGTGACCGGACCCGAGTGGCAGGTCCGGGGCGTCGCGGCGGTCGACGGCGCGACGGTGCTGTTCACGGCCTCGCGGACCGGTACGCCGACGTCGACGGTGCTCGCGGTGTGGTCGCGCGAGGCCGGCGTGTCGGTGGTGAGCGCGGAGTCGGGCGTCGCGTCGGGCCGGCTCGCGGGTGGGGTGCTCGTCGTCTCGCAGGCCTCGCTGGAGCACGACGGGTCGGTGACGACGGTCCGCGGCCCCGGGTCGTCGACGGTGCTGCGCTCGTTCGCGGAGTCACCGAACCTCGAGCCGCGCGTTCACCTGTTCGCGGCGGGGGAGCGGGGGCTCGCGACCGCGGTGCTGCTGCCCCGCCACCACATCCCCGGCTCCGAGCGGCTCCCGGTCCTGCTCGACCCCTACGGCGGCCCGCACGCCCAGCGGGTCCTCGACGCCCGCGGCGCCTTCCTGACGAGCCAGTGGTTCGCCGACCAGGGCTTCGCCGTCGTGGTGGCCGACGGACGGGGGACACCGGGCCGCGGCCCCGCCTTCGAGCGCGCGGTGGACGGCGACCTCGCGGCGCCGGTGCTGGAGGACCAGCTCGCCGCGCTCGAGGCGGCCGCGCGGGAGGTGGAGGACCTCGACCTGTCGCGGGTGGCGATCCGCGGGTGGTCGTTCGGCGGCTACCTCGCGGCCCTCGCCGTGCTGCGCCGCCCGGACGCGGTGCACGCCGCGATCGCCGGTGCGCCCGTGACCGACTGGGCGCTCTACGACACCCACTACACCGAGCGCTACCTCGGGACGCCCCAGGGCCGCCCGGACGCCTACGAGCGCTCGTCGATCATCGCCGACGCCGGACGACCGGCGTCGTCCGACGCCCCCAACCGGCCGCTGCTGCTCATCCACGGACTCGCCGACGACAACGTCGTGGCCGCCCACACGCTGCGCATCTCCTCGGCGCTGCTCGCCGCGGGCCGTCCGCACCAGGTGCTGCCGCTCTCGGGGGTCACGCACATGACGCCGCAGGAGGTCGTCGCCGAGAACCTGCTCCGCCTGCAGGTGGCGTTCCTCAAGGAGTCGTTGGCCCCCTGA
- a CDS encoding TetR family transcriptional regulator — protein sequence MARWEPDARLRLVQAAIDLYAEQGYETTTVAQVAERAGLTKATFFRHFPDKREPLFAGQEEHGSLLSEGAARAPEGATPLEVVGAALDHATAAFTPEQRAWGPRLHAVVGSSDELRERAAFKRAHLVGVLTEALHRREIDDPTAGIAAGLGVDAFHRAFDRWSDGEGPSYGELARAELHALYTAAATLR from the coding sequence GTGGCCCGCTGGGAACCGGACGCCCGCCTGCGACTCGTGCAGGCGGCGATCGACCTGTACGCCGAGCAGGGCTACGAGACGACGACCGTGGCCCAGGTGGCGGAGCGCGCCGGCCTGACGAAGGCGACGTTCTTCCGACACTTCCCCGACAAGCGGGAACCGCTGTTCGCGGGTCAGGAGGAGCACGGCTCCCTCCTCAGCGAGGGGGCGGCCCGGGCACCGGAGGGCGCGACCCCGCTCGAGGTCGTGGGGGCCGCCCTCGACCACGCGACGGCGGCGTTCACCCCGGAGCAGCGCGCGTGGGGTCCGCGGCTCCACGCCGTGGTCGGGAGCTCCGACGAGCTGCGGGAACGGGCCGCGTTCAAGCGGGCCCACCTCGTCGGCGTGCTCACCGAGGCGTTGCACCGCCGCGAGATCGACGACCCGACGGCGGGGATCGCGGCCGGACTCGGCGTCGACGCCTTCCACCGCGCGTTCGACCGCTGGTCGGACGGCGAGGGCCCGTCCTACGGCGAGCTCGCCCGCGCCGAGCTGCACGCCCTGTACACGGCCGCCGCGACCCTGCGCTGA
- a CDS encoding adenylate/guanylate cyclase domain-containing protein: MTTARHPERRLVHVLFVDLVGFTSLVEELDAEDVALLQEHYFAQVAGLVAAAGGQVEKYIGDAVLATFGLPVLGPDDGVGAVRAGLAIIDSLAGVEADLGLAPGTLAARVGVHTGEVVVTWAADGTWRLSGDVVNTAARLQAAAEPGTVVVGPETALAVGTVVALDPLGEVTLKGKAERVPAYRVAGRAVAARRDRNRLRGRDADLARLQAAHRATRGAERLTVLAPPGVGRTRLVEEFRDRSDTPVWLVRVRREEPVYAPVAALLTAAGVVPDDVGARLARDGHTGPRAEVSARHTVALLTGQPLTGSPQELWTSWTAVLDAHGEPDGPTPVWVLDDVHLAGPDLHAFLDHATAAPHRATRLVVTTARPDGDVPPGEVLVLDPLPDDEITALVTDRAPDLAAPVVEQVRRAAGGNPLFVVELLRAWEQAGGTGDPVVPSTVRAIYLGQLDALPSRSRALLGQGSVAGRTLPASALPDLGVADPDVPLAELTGTGLLTGPHVDVMDPSSYTYRHRLLRDTAYATLPRARRAELHERFASWLDRRGGRVELVGRHLAEAHAEAPALGSRLDRVALARRAAEALTAAGEAALETEPLHAAELFARAHELGSAADPRPGEDQARRRLRRAEALRRAGRLPAAMAAFAEVTGSADPGTYATRAAAALGYEDALFDSRLPRAEWGARAFALLDEALALTPDGEPGLRARLLAASARAHGYGGDVPTAGALGDEAVALARRADDPGALAYALLARRPTLAAPTALQARLASDSELLRAARAAGDGEREFEALRLRMVDLLELGATAEAEELVEEASALAVRLGRPLHLWYPAMWRAAMLLHHGDLDAATEAVEHFRVEGERWHYGDAGQVHSVQLLTLQTALGTPELALPTLRRVAETVGGRTWAHVAVAAARAGRPDEAAALLGRLAVDDFAAAGDDAARAFVLGECAEVAALLGDRAAGVTLGRLLAPWAGLVGVVGSGALCLGAVDHVRGLAARAAGQDAGPLFHAALALNESTGAVRAADATRAELRRHEGRTAC; encoded by the coding sequence GTGACGACTGCGCGCCACCCGGAGCGGCGCCTCGTCCACGTCCTGTTCGTCGACCTCGTCGGGTTCACGAGCCTGGTCGAGGAGCTCGACGCCGAGGACGTCGCGCTCCTGCAGGAGCACTACTTCGCGCAGGTGGCCGGGCTGGTCGCCGCGGCGGGTGGGCAGGTCGAGAAGTACATCGGTGACGCCGTGCTCGCCACGTTCGGGCTGCCGGTCCTCGGTCCCGACGACGGGGTGGGCGCGGTCCGCGCCGGGCTCGCGATCATCGACTCGCTCGCCGGCGTCGAGGCCGACCTCGGGCTCGCGCCCGGCACGCTCGCCGCGCGGGTCGGGGTGCACACCGGCGAGGTGGTGGTCACCTGGGCCGCCGACGGCACCTGGCGTCTCTCGGGCGACGTCGTCAACACCGCCGCCCGGCTGCAGGCCGCGGCGGAGCCTGGGACCGTCGTCGTCGGTCCGGAGACCGCGCTCGCCGTCGGGACCGTCGTCGCGCTCGACCCGCTCGGCGAGGTCACGCTCAAGGGCAAGGCCGAGCGGGTGCCCGCGTACCGGGTGGCCGGTCGCGCGGTCGCAGCCCGACGCGACCGGAACCGCCTCCGCGGGCGCGACGCCGACCTCGCCCGGCTGCAGGCCGCCCACCGGGCGACCCGGGGCGCGGAGCGGCTGACCGTGCTGGCTCCCCCCGGGGTCGGGCGCACCCGGCTCGTGGAGGAGTTCCGCGACCGGTCCGACACCCCGGTCTGGCTCGTCCGCGTGCGCCGGGAGGAGCCCGTCTACGCCCCGGTCGCGGCGCTGCTGACGGCGGCGGGCGTGGTCCCGGACGACGTCGGGGCCCGGCTCGCGCGCGACGGCCACACCGGCCCGCGCGCCGAGGTGTCGGCCCGCCACACCGTTGCCCTGCTGACCGGGCAGCCGCTCACCGGAAGCCCGCAGGAGCTGTGGACCTCGTGGACGGCCGTCCTCGACGCGCACGGCGAGCCCGACGGCCCCACGCCGGTGTGGGTGCTCGACGACGTCCACCTCGCCGGGCCCGACCTGCACGCGTTCCTCGACCACGCCACCGCCGCCCCGCACCGCGCGACCCGGCTCGTCGTCACCACCGCCCGCCCGGACGGGGACGTCCCGCCGGGCGAGGTCCTCGTGCTCGACCCGCTGCCCGACGACGAGATCACCGCGTTGGTCACCGACCGCGCGCCCGACCTCGCCGCCCCCGTCGTCGAGCAGGTCCGGCGCGCAGCGGGCGGCAACCCGCTGTTCGTCGTCGAGCTGCTGCGGGCGTGGGAGCAGGCCGGCGGCACGGGCGACCCCGTGGTGCCCAGCACCGTGCGCGCCATCTACCTCGGCCAGCTCGACGCCCTGCCGTCCCGGTCGCGGGCGCTGCTCGGGCAGGGCTCGGTGGCCGGTCGGACGCTGCCCGCGTCGGCCCTCCCCGACCTGGGCGTCGCGGACCCCGACGTCCCGCTCGCCGAGCTGACCGGCACCGGCCTGCTGACCGGTCCCCACGTCGACGTCATGGACCCGTCGTCGTACACCTACCGGCACCGCCTGCTGCGGGACACGGCCTACGCGACGCTGCCCCGTGCCCGCCGGGCCGAGCTGCACGAGCGGTTCGCGAGCTGGCTGGACCGCCGCGGCGGCCGGGTCGAGCTCGTCGGGCGGCACCTCGCCGAGGCCCACGCCGAGGCCCCCGCGCTGGGGAGCCGGCTCGACCGGGTCGCGCTGGCCCGACGCGCCGCGGAGGCGCTGACCGCCGCGGGCGAGGCCGCGCTGGAGACCGAGCCGCTGCACGCCGCGGAGCTCTTCGCCCGCGCCCACGAGCTCGGCTCCGCCGCCGACCCCCGACCCGGCGAGGACCAGGCCCGCCGTCGGCTCCGGCGCGCGGAGGCGCTGCGCCGCGCGGGGCGGCTGCCCGCCGCGATGGCGGCCTTCGCCGAGGTCACCGGCTCCGCGGACCCCGGGACGTACGCCACGCGCGCGGCCGCCGCGCTCGGCTACGAGGACGCGCTGTTCGACAGCCGGCTCCCGCGGGCCGAGTGGGGCGCCCGGGCGTTCGCGCTGCTCGACGAGGCCCTCGCCCTCACCCCCGACGGCGAGCCCGGGCTGCGGGCCCGGCTGCTCGCGGCGTCGGCCCGCGCCCACGGCTACGGCGGCGATGTCCCGACGGCGGGTGCGCTCGGCGACGAGGCCGTCGCCCTCGCCCGGCGGGCCGACGACCCGGGCGCCCTCGCGTACGCGCTGCTCGCCCGCCGCCCCACCCTCGCCGCCCCGACCGCGCTGCAGGCCCGCCTCGCCTCCGACTCGGAGCTGCTCCGCGCCGCCCGGGCCGCCGGGGACGGCGAGCGCGAGTTCGAGGCGCTGCGCCTGCGGATGGTGGATCTGCTCGAGCTCGGGGCCACGGCCGAGGCGGAGGAGCTCGTCGAGGAGGCGTCGGCGCTCGCGGTGCGGCTCGGGCGACCGCTGCACCTCTGGTACCCGGCGATGTGGCGGGCGGCGATGCTGCTCCACCACGGCGACCTCGACGCCGCGACGGAGGCGGTCGAGCACTTCCGCGTGGAGGGCGAGCGCTGGCACTACGGCGACGCCGGGCAGGTGCACTCGGTGCAGCTGCTCACGCTGCAGACCGCGCTCGGGACGCCGGAGCTCGCCCTGCCCACGCTGCGGCGCGTGGCGGAGACCGTGGGCGGGCGGACCTGGGCGCACGTGGCGGTCGCCGCCGCCCGCGCGGGCCGACCGGACGAGGCCGCGGCGCTGCTCGGGCGGTTGGCGGTCGACGACTTCGCGGCGGCGGGGGACGACGCTGCCCGCGCGTTCGTGCTCGGCGAGTGCGCGGAGGTCGCCGCGCTGCTCGGGGACCGTGCGGCGGGCGTGACGCTGGGCCGGCTGCTGGCGCCGTGGGCCGGGCTCGTCGGGGTGGTCGGCTCGGGGGCTCTGTGCCTCGGGGCGGTCGACCACGTCCGCGGCCTGGCCGCCCGCGCCGCCGGCCAGGACGCCGGCCCGCTGTTCCACGCCGCCCTCGCCCTCAACGAGTCCACCGGGGCCGTGCGCGCCGCCGACGCGACCCGCGCCGAGCTCCGTCGTCACGAAGGACGCACCGCATGCTGA
- a CDS encoding SDR family oxidoreductase, with protein sequence MQVFVTGGTGTIGSAVVAELLDAGHDVVGLARTERSVQALTAAGAQVVRGGIADLDVLRKGAAAVDGVINLAFDHGSETSDAAALDRSIAEEAAALETLGQALVGSGRPIVTVSGTPWVPGRASTEEDPLPMEGPVAGRARSVTALLALADQGVRTSAVRIPRTAHADGQGGFAGLLTDQARRTGVAGYPGDGAQRWPAVHARDAAVLFRLALEKAPAGTAWHAVADEADAVRDIAAVIGRRLGLPVRAVPTEDFGPFGPIFAMDQPSSSAHTRAALGWEPTHPSLLQDLELLEP encoded by the coding sequence ATGCAGGTGTTCGTCACCGGCGGTACCGGGACCATCGGGTCGGCGGTCGTCGCGGAGCTGCTGGACGCGGGGCACGACGTCGTCGGGCTCGCCCGCACGGAGCGTTCGGTGCAGGCCCTGACGGCGGCCGGCGCGCAGGTGGTGCGCGGTGGGATCGCCGACCTCGACGTGCTGCGCAAGGGCGCGGCCGCGGTCGACGGCGTCATCAACCTGGCCTTCGACCACGGCAGCGAGACCAGCGACGCCGCCGCCCTCGACCGGTCGATCGCCGAGGAGGCGGCGGCCCTGGAGACCCTCGGGCAGGCGCTCGTGGGCAGCGGGCGCCCGATCGTCACCGTCTCGGGCACGCCCTGGGTCCCGGGCCGCGCGTCGACCGAGGAGGACCCGCTGCCGATGGAGGGGCCGGTGGCCGGGCGGGCCCGGTCGGTGACGGCGCTACTGGCGCTCGCGGACCAGGGCGTGCGCACCTCGGCCGTCCGCATCCCGCGCACGGCCCACGCCGACGGGCAGGGCGGGTTCGCGGGCCTGCTGACCGACCAGGCCCGCCGGACCGGGGTGGCCGGCTACCCCGGCGACGGCGCCCAGCGCTGGCCGGCGGTCCACGCCCGGGACGCCGCCGTGCTGTTCCGGCTCGCCCTCGAGAAGGCCCCGGCGGGCACCGCGTGGCACGCGGTGGCCGACGAGGCCGACGCCGTCCGCGACATCGCGGCGGTGATCGGCCGGCGCCTGGGGCTGCCGGTCCGGGCGGTCCCGACGGAGGACTTCGGTCCGTTCGGACCGATCTTCGCGATGGACCAGCCGTCGTCGAGCGCGCACACGCGCGCGGCGCTGGGGTGGGAGCCGACCCACCCGTCGCTGCTCCAGGACCTGGAACTGCTCGAGCCCTGA
- a CDS encoding DUF3817 domain-containing protein: MTRTLTRLPLATIFRAVAIAEACSWTGLLIGMVFKYLVVFDDIGVKVFGPIHGVLFVTYVIVTLLAARTFGWRWSTTIIGLVASIPPLTTLWFERSVYRRGLLR; encoded by the coding sequence GTGACCCGCACGCTCACCCGCCTCCCCCTGGCCACGATCTTCCGTGCCGTCGCGATCGCCGAGGCGTGCTCGTGGACGGGCCTGCTGATCGGGATGGTGTTCAAGTACCTCGTGGTGTTCGACGACATCGGGGTGAAGGTCTTCGGCCCGATCCACGGCGTCCTGTTCGTGACCTACGTGATCGTCACGCTGCTCGCCGCGCGCACGTTCGGATGGCGGTGGAGCACGACGATCATCGGGCTCGTCGCGAGCATCCCGCCGTTGACCACCCTGTGGTTCGAACGCTCCGTGTACCGGCGCGGCCTCCTCCGATAG
- a CDS encoding alpha/beta fold hydrolase — protein MNVVLIPGACHGAWWYAPVVENLAARGHRALALTLPGLCERAEEQGATLAAHVADVTATVAALDGPVVLVGHSYGGMVVAGVADALPEKVVGLLSVDGFAPADGDSCWSSVDDAMRAWYVDASGRSGTGVDPMPQFDPRTTPHPLASLVQRIRLTGAYRGPQHYALAADPAWAVVSPFPVIADRLRTDPAWTVTDLATTHNVLREGPDVLVAAIEALLAEVDQAG, from the coding sequence ATGAACGTCGTCCTGATTCCCGGGGCCTGCCACGGCGCCTGGTGGTACGCACCCGTCGTCGAGAACCTGGCCGCCCGCGGGCACCGGGCCCTCGCGCTGACCCTCCCCGGTCTGTGCGAGCGGGCCGAGGAGCAGGGCGCGACGCTCGCCGCGCACGTGGCGGACGTGACCGCGACCGTCGCCGCGCTCGACGGGCCCGTCGTCCTCGTCGGGCACAGCTACGGCGGGATGGTGGTCGCGGGAGTGGCGGACGCGCTGCCGGAGAAGGTCGTGGGGCTGCTGTCGGTGGACGGCTTCGCCCCGGCGGACGGGGACTCCTGCTGGTCGAGCGTCGACGACGCCATGCGGGCCTGGTACGTCGACGCGTCTGGCCGCAGCGGAACCGGGGTCGACCCGATGCCGCAGTTCGACCCGCGCACCACGCCGCACCCGCTGGCGTCCCTGGTGCAGCGCATCCGGTTGACCGGCGCGTACCGCGGGCCGCAGCACTACGCGCTCGCGGCCGACCCGGCGTGGGCCGTCGTCTCGCCGTTCCCGGTGATCGCCGACCGCCTGCGCACCGACCCCGCGTGGACCGTCACCGACCTCGCGACCACGCACAACGTCCTGCGCGAGGGCCCGGACGTGCTCGTCGCGGCGATCGAGGCGCTCCTCGCGGAGGTCGACCAGGCAGGATGA
- a CDS encoding LysR family transcriptional regulator encodes MDVQLHQLEYLVAVVDDGGFTRAAERLRVAQPGVSAQVRKLERELGHELVDRAGQRVRPTAVGAEVVAAARAALAAVAGVRQVVADLDGLLRGTARVGMVTSGPFLDVPGVLADFAAAHPGVTCSLVEASSGRLTAMLREGRLDVALVGAAGGVPDDLVTDPVTEESLVVAVPPDDPLAGARTVVPGDLDGRDVVAPVEGNALREAFDLACAPVAVRVTCSASDPAVLARLAARGLGVAVLPASLSALRSEDLVTVPLDAPDVRARLVLARPRGSVSPAAAAVTDALLAAR; translated from the coding sequence ATGGACGTGCAGCTCCACCAGCTCGAGTACCTCGTCGCCGTCGTGGACGACGGCGGCTTCACCCGCGCCGCGGAACGGCTCCGGGTGGCCCAGCCCGGCGTGAGCGCGCAGGTCCGCAAGCTGGAGCGGGAGCTGGGCCACGAGCTGGTGGACCGGGCCGGGCAGCGGGTGCGACCCACCGCCGTCGGCGCCGAGGTGGTCGCGGCCGCGCGGGCGGCGCTGGCCGCCGTGGCCGGGGTGCGGCAGGTCGTGGCGGACCTGGACGGACTGCTGCGGGGCACGGCGCGGGTCGGGATGGTGACGAGCGGGCCGTTCCTCGACGTCCCGGGCGTCCTGGCCGACTTCGCGGCGGCCCACCCCGGGGTGACGTGCTCGCTGGTCGAGGCGAGTTCCGGGCGGCTGACGGCGATGCTGCGCGAGGGCCGGCTCGACGTCGCCCTCGTCGGCGCCGCGGGCGGGGTGCCCGACGACCTCGTCACCGACCCCGTCACCGAGGAGTCGCTCGTCGTCGCGGTCCCGCCGGACGACCCCCTCGCGGGCGCCCGCACCGTCGTGCCCGGCGACCTCGACGGCCGGGACGTCGTCGCGCCGGTGGAGGGCAACGCGCTGCGGGAGGCATTCGACCTGGCGTGCGCCCCGGTCGCGGTGCGGGTCACGTGCTCCGCCAGCGACCCGGCCGTCCTGGCCCGGCTCGCCGCCCGTGGTCTCGGCGTCGCCGTCCTCCCGGCGTCGTTGTCCGCCCTCCGGTCCGAGGACCTCGTGACGGTGCCGCTCGACGCACCGGACGTCCGCGCCCGCCTGGTGCTGGCGCGGCCGCGGGGCTCGGTGAGCCCCGCGGCGGCCGCCGTGACCGACGCGCTCCTGGCGGCTCGATGA